A region from the Cupriavidus sp. D39 genome encodes:
- a CDS encoding DUF1329 domain-containing protein, with the protein MKLHYAICAALIGASGGAMAAVSADEAKQLGTTLTEFGAVKAGNADGTIPAYTGGLTKAPADYKPDSGFWPDPYKDEKPLFRIDAKNVDKYAAKLSEGQKHLIKKNPGTYYIDVYPTHRSAAFPEKILKATVRNATGCQTIKDGLAIERACRGGMPFPIPKTGNEVMWDHILRYMGDTAMVSNHGSTWVVDSSGKPTQASEQYTFQDYVYYQVDQADRDPDMIWRTYSNNKVPARRAGEMTGLIDYLDPVDKPRKAWNYQPGQRRVKQSPEFAYDTPVGSMGGVTLFDELFVFTGKQDRFDFKLVGKKEMYIPYNSYKMYNSCTSEDALQPKHVNPACERWELHRVWVVEATLKPGQRHVYSKRTYYFDEDWSGASLYDAFDQSGELYRALFQGTIQLFGKNLQPYGVKNTIYDFNKGIYAYINDASKSGYFVQPSRLSERELNPEAVVARETAR; encoded by the coding sequence ATGAAACTGCACTATGCAATCTGCGCTGCCTTGATCGGTGCCAGCGGCGGTGCCATGGCGGCCGTGTCGGCTGACGAAGCCAAGCAACTCGGCACGACATTGACCGAGTTCGGCGCCGTCAAGGCCGGTAATGCCGATGGCACGATCCCGGCTTATACCGGCGGCCTGACCAAGGCGCCCGCCGACTACAAGCCGGACAGCGGCTTCTGGCCCGACCCGTACAAGGACGAGAAGCCCTTGTTCCGCATCGACGCGAAGAACGTCGACAAGTACGCTGCCAAGCTTAGCGAAGGGCAGAAGCACCTGATCAAGAAGAATCCCGGCACGTACTACATCGACGTCTACCCGACGCACCGCAGCGCGGCCTTTCCGGAAAAGATCCTGAAGGCGACCGTGCGCAACGCCACCGGATGCCAGACCATCAAGGATGGCCTGGCGATCGAGAGGGCTTGCCGCGGCGGCATGCCGTTCCCGATCCCCAAGACCGGCAATGAAGTGATGTGGGACCACATCCTGCGTTATATGGGGGACACCGCCATGGTCTCCAACCATGGCTCGACCTGGGTGGTCGATTCCTCGGGCAAGCCGACCCAGGCCTCGGAACAGTACACATTCCAGGACTATGTCTACTACCAGGTCGACCAGGCCGATCGCGACCCGGACATGATCTGGCGCACTTACTCCAACAACAAGGTGCCCGCGCGCCGCGCCGGCGAGATGACCGGCCTGATCGACTACCTCGACCCGGTCGACAAGCCGCGAAAGGCCTGGAACTACCAGCCGGGCCAGCGCCGCGTGAAGCAATCCCCGGAGTTCGCATATGACACGCCGGTAGGCAGCATGGGCGGCGTGACGCTGTTCGACGAACTGTTCGTCTTCACCGGCAAGCAGGACCGCTTCGATTTCAAGCTGGTCGGCAAGAAGGAGATGTACATCCCCTACAACAGCTACAAGATGTACAACAGCTGCACGTCCGAGGACGCATTGCAGCCCAAGCACGTCAATCCGGCGTGCGAACGCTGGGAGCTGCATCGCGTGTGGGTGGTCGAGGCGACGCTGAAGCCGGGCCAGCGTCACGTGTACTCCAAGCGCACCTACTACTTTGACGAAGACTGGTCTGGCGCATCGCTCTATGACGCGTTCGACCAGTCCGGCGAACTGTACCGGGCGCTGTTCCAGGGAACCATCCAGCTCTTCGGCAAAAACCTCCAGCCGTATGGCGTGAAGAACACGATCTACGACTTCAACAAGGGGATCTACGCCTATATCAATGATGCGTCGAAGTCCGGCTACTTTGTCCAGCCCTCGCGATTGAGCGAGCGCGAGCTCAATCCCGAGGCCGTGGTAGCACGCGAGACCGCGCGTTGA
- a CDS encoding WD40/YVTN/BNR-like repeat-containing protein encodes MQPLPSSLAAPEGARSSRRLPWRLAAALGVLAALGVYASESVQYAPMRDVLDLPVQPGKLNKRATASSVAREGKRLVAVGPRGFIALSIDGGAHWSQVGSPVQSDLVSVKFSGAGIVWAVGHDAVALRSTDGGASWQRVLDGRALLKLLRQHYAEGAGAPDAGKIRQEVERWAAQSATPDVLPTPFFDASFTDANEGFLVGAFGLILRTGDGGKTWTPWMEHTDNDSRLHLYAVAGHDAQRYIAGEQGLLLKLDRASDRFVKVSTPYEGSFFGLDASPGRLLAYGLRGNAYMSTDEGLAWHKVETGIDASMVAAVPTDPKGLLLVSQAGQVLSVSADGRKAVPLQVPYTSEVMGATASESGALVLALVDGLRVVDILPSAP; translated from the coding sequence GTGCAACCACTGCCTAGTTCCCTTGCCGCGCCAGAAGGGGCGCGATCCTCGCGCCGCCTCCCGTGGCGGCTGGCGGCTGCGCTTGGCGTCCTGGCTGCCCTGGGCGTCTATGCTAGCGAGAGCGTCCAGTACGCCCCGATGCGCGACGTGCTCGACCTACCTGTCCAACCAGGCAAGCTTAACAAGCGCGCTACCGCTAGCAGCGTGGCCCGGGAGGGCAAGCGGCTGGTAGCTGTTGGTCCGCGCGGCTTCATTGCGCTGTCTATCGACGGCGGCGCGCATTGGAGCCAGGTTGGCAGTCCGGTGCAGTCCGACCTGGTTTCGGTGAAGTTCAGCGGCGCGGGTATCGTCTGGGCCGTGGGGCACGACGCCGTCGCGCTGCGCAGCACGGACGGCGGCGCAAGCTGGCAGCGCGTGCTGGATGGGCGCGCGCTGCTCAAGCTGCTGCGCCAGCACTATGCTGAGGGCGCCGGCGCGCCCGATGCCGGCAAGATCCGCCAGGAGGTGGAGCGCTGGGCGGCGCAGTCGGCCACGCCGGACGTGCTGCCCACGCCGTTCTTCGATGCGTCGTTCACCGATGCCAACGAGGGCTTCCTGGTTGGCGCGTTCGGGCTGATCTTGCGCACCGGTGACGGTGGCAAGACCTGGACGCCCTGGATGGAGCACACCGACAACGACAGCCGGCTGCATCTCTACGCTGTGGCCGGTCACGATGCGCAGCGCTACATCGCCGGCGAGCAGGGGCTGCTGCTGAAGCTCGACCGCGCGAGCGACCGCTTCGTCAAGGTAAGCACGCCTTACGAAGGCAGCTTCTTCGGCCTGGATGCCAGCCCGGGCCGGCTGCTGGCCTACGGCCTGCGCGGCAATGCCTACATGAGTACGGACGAAGGACTAGCCTGGCACAAGGTCGAAACCGGCATCGACGCCAGCATGGTGGCCGCCGTGCCCACGGATCCCAAGGGGTTGCTTTTGGTCTCGCAGGCCGGACAGGTGCTTTCGGTTTCCGCCGATGGTCGCAAGGCGGTACCGCTGCAGGTGCCTTACACCAGCGAAGTGATGGGCGCCACGGCGTCGGAGTCGGGCGCCCTTGTGCTGGCGCTCGTCGACGGTCTGCGCGTAGTCGACATCTTGCCCTCGGCCCCATGA
- a CDS encoding efflux RND transporter permease subunit, which yields MSAPIGNPAMPVIRDLRDFDPKSGNLAERFIFNHRAVALVFCLVATLVLGLFAWKIQVNASFERMIPSSSPYIRNYLDNKAELPGLGNSIRIVVENKSGDIYDPAYLETLRKVNDTLYLIPGVDRSWMKSIWMPSVRWRQVTEEGITGGAVMPSDYDGSKRAVDQLRSNIGRAGVVGSLVANDLKSSMIVTPLLERHPKTGEPLSYGEFSQSLETKIRSFESDRVGVHIVGFGKIVGDLIAGLKQVMLFFGISVLVAAVFVFVYTRCVRSTVLLVTVAVAGVVWLLGLMQILGYELDPYSILVPFLIFAIGLSHGAQKMNGILQDVGRGTHKYVAARYTFRRLFMAGLTALLTNIVGFAVLIIIDIPVIRDLAITTSIGVTVLIFTKLVLIPVALSYIGVSPGAAKRALVDEGEVAQGKGLLARVWKGLDRLTERRAALAVISVTAVLTVVSAFVMRDLRIGDLDPGAPELRTESRYNRDNAYITQHYGLSSDQFVVIMKTAEDGCRYYESLQLMDRLAQRLRQTPGVQGTSSLAETTRFITAGLAEGNGKWMTLSRDQQITNAAVSAAMIATPDITNRDCSVTPLIAYLGDHKADTLARVLRTANDFALQNNTPADAKKPTRFLLAAGSAGIEAATNIEVEHGIVTMYLAVYGATALLCLLTFRSIRATLVAMIPLVITTVLCKALMVWLGIGLKVATLPVIAVGVGVGVDYALYLLSVQIAMQRRGATLAQAYRRSLDFTGRVVALIGLTMAAGVITWVWSPIKFQADMGILLTFMFLWNMLGALILIPALSHFLLNPKPPVPAPAPQPRPQPHHVAN from the coding sequence ATGAGCGCACCCATCGGCAACCCCGCCATGCCGGTCATCCGTGACCTTCGCGACTTCGATCCGAAGTCGGGCAATCTGGCGGAACGCTTCATCTTCAACCACCGCGCGGTGGCGCTGGTGTTTTGCCTAGTGGCGACGCTGGTGCTTGGATTGTTCGCATGGAAGATCCAGGTCAACGCCAGCTTCGAGCGGATGATTCCGTCCTCCAGCCCGTATATCCGCAACTACCTGGACAACAAGGCCGAACTGCCCGGGCTGGGCAACAGCATCCGCATTGTCGTGGAGAACAAGAGCGGCGACATCTACGACCCGGCCTACCTGGAAACGCTGCGCAAGGTCAACGACACGCTGTACCTGATACCGGGCGTGGACCGCTCGTGGATGAAGTCGATCTGGATGCCGAGCGTGCGCTGGCGGCAGGTCACCGAGGAAGGCATCACCGGCGGCGCGGTGATGCCTTCCGACTACGACGGCAGCAAGCGGGCCGTCGACCAGCTGAGATCCAATATCGGCCGCGCTGGCGTGGTCGGCAGCCTGGTGGCCAACGACCTGAAGTCGAGCATGATCGTCACGCCGCTGCTGGAGCGTCACCCAAAGACGGGCGAGCCCCTAAGCTATGGCGAGTTCTCCCAGTCGCTCGAGACCAAGATCCGCAGCTTCGAGAGCGACCGGGTGGGCGTGCATATTGTTGGCTTTGGCAAGATTGTCGGTGACCTGATCGCCGGACTGAAGCAGGTGATGCTGTTCTTTGGCATCTCCGTGCTGGTAGCGGCGGTCTTCGTCTTCGTGTACACGCGCTGTGTGCGCAGCACCGTGCTGCTGGTGACGGTTGCCGTCGCGGGCGTGGTTTGGCTGCTTGGGCTGATGCAGATCCTGGGCTATGAGCTGGATCCGTATTCGATCCTGGTGCCGTTCCTGATCTTCGCCATCGGCCTTTCGCACGGCGCGCAGAAGATGAACGGCATCCTGCAGGACGTAGGCCGCGGCACGCACAAGTACGTGGCGGCGCGCTATACCTTCCGCCGCCTGTTCATGGCGGGACTGACGGCACTGCTGACGAACATCGTGGGCTTTGCGGTACTGATCATCATTGATATCCCGGTGATCCGCGATCTCGCCATCACGACCAGCATCGGCGTCACGGTGCTGATCTTTACCAAGCTGGTGCTGATTCCGGTGGCGCTGTCGTATATCGGCGTGAGCCCGGGCGCCGCAAAGCGCGCGCTGGTGGATGAAGGCGAGGTGGCGCAAGGCAAGGGCCTGCTGGCCAGGGTGTGGAAGGGGCTCGACCGGCTGACCGAGCGCCGGGCGGCGCTTGCGGTCATCAGCGTGACTGCGGTGCTGACGGTGGTCAGTGCGTTCGTGATGCGCGACCTGCGCATCGGCGACCTGGATCCCGGCGCGCCGGAGTTGCGCACCGAGTCGCGCTACAACCGCGACAACGCCTATATCACCCAGCACTACGGGTTATCGAGCGACCAGTTCGTGGTGATCATGAAGACCGCCGAGGATGGCTGCCGCTACTACGAATCCCTGCAACTGATGGACCGCCTGGCGCAACGCCTGCGCCAGACCCCCGGCGTGCAGGGCACCAGCTCGCTGGCCGAGACCACGCGCTTCATCACCGCCGGCCTGGCCGAAGGCAATGGCAAATGGATGACGCTCAGCCGCGACCAGCAGATCACCAACGCGGCGGTCTCCGCGGCGATGATCGCCACGCCCGATATCACCAATCGGGATTGCTCGGTCACGCCGCTGATTGCCTATCTTGGCGACCACAAGGCCGACACCCTGGCCCGCGTGCTGCGCACGGCCAATGACTTCGCGCTGCAGAACAATACCCCGGCGGATGCCAAGAAGCCCACGCGCTTCCTGCTTGCCGCCGGCAGCGCGGGCATCGAGGCGGCTACCAATATCGAGGTCGAGCACGGCATCGTCACCATGTACCTCGCGGTGTATGGCGCCACCGCCTTGCTTTGCCTGCTGACCTTCCGGAGCATCCGCGCCACGCTGGTGGCCATGATCCCGCTGGTCATTACCACCGTCCTGTGCAAGGCGCTGATGGTATGGCTGGGCATCGGCCTGAAAGTGGCCACGCTGCCGGTGATCGCGGTCGGGGTGGGTGTGGGCGTGGACTATGCGCTGTACCTGCTCAGCGTCCAGATCGCCATGCAGCGGCGCGGCGCCACGCTGGCGCAGGCCTACCGGCGCTCGCTCGATTTCACCGGCCGCGTGGTCGCGCTGATCGGGCTGACGATGGCAGCCGGGGTGATCACCTGGGTCTGGTCGCCCATCAAGTTCCAGGCCGACATGGGCATCCTGCTGACGTTCATGTTCCTGTGGAACATGCTTGGCGCGCTGATCCTGATTCCCGCGTTGTCGCATTTCCTGCTCAATCCGAAGCCGCCCGTGCCGGCTCCCGCGCCGCAACCGCGGCCGCAGCCGCATCACGTGGCCAACTGA
- a CDS encoding lactoylglutathione lyase, translating to MFDLLMSADMMMPDPDGMTELLVAKLGIHSHPRWRQAFDDHPYIAHFLRVHKSLAISPTRIEPQWHLDRPNQGDPMFHTFLDSLKAYQGEHRPMLTHSIVLTLPSERLAVLVDKLMRRKLRFRLAQRTPDMPFDRLWLGVTPEDPHYEPSVDGGLCIEVMANEPLQLPPETFTVPAPQVVNPEPGQMIRVSARGYLVRDLDETLRLVSANLDWEPSGPVQELTKEGYRKATMKCALANSATLDVIEATRWNSDAGLYLNSWGPGPYYIRIAVNGLAAKAEDLRARGTRFTWIEECEAVGGKSLIRVDPADVRGQLFEFHEL from the coding sequence ATGTTCGATTTGCTGATGAGCGCCGACATGATGATGCCGGACCCGGATGGCATGACGGAACTGCTGGTGGCCAAGCTTGGCATCCACAGCCACCCGCGCTGGCGCCAGGCGTTCGATGACCATCCCTACATCGCGCACTTCCTGCGCGTGCACAAGTCGCTGGCCATCTCGCCGACCCGCATCGAGCCGCAATGGCACCTCGACAGGCCGAACCAAGGCGACCCGATGTTCCACACCTTCCTGGATAGCCTGAAGGCGTACCAGGGCGAGCACCGCCCGATGCTGACGCACTCCATCGTGCTGACCCTGCCCAGCGAGCGCCTGGCCGTGCTGGTGGACAAGCTGATGCGCCGCAAGTTGCGCTTCCGGCTGGCGCAGCGCACGCCGGACATGCCGTTCGACAGGCTGTGGCTTGGCGTCACGCCGGAGGATCCTCACTATGAGCCGTCCGTGGACGGTGGCCTGTGCATCGAGGTGATGGCAAACGAGCCGCTGCAACTGCCGCCCGAGACGTTTACCGTACCCGCGCCGCAAGTGGTCAACCCGGAGCCGGGCCAGATGATCCGCGTGTCCGCGCGCGGCTACCTGGTGCGGGACCTGGACGAAACCCTGCGCCTCGTCTCCGCCAATCTCGACTGGGAGCCCAGCGGCCCGGTGCAGGAACTGACCAAGGAAGGCTACCGCAAGGCGACCATGAAATGCGCGCTGGCCAATAGCGCCACGCTGGACGTGATCGAGGCCACGCGCTGGAACAGCGATGCCGGCCTTTACCTGAATTCCTGGGGCCCCGGCCCGTACTACATTCGCATCGCGGTGAACGGGCTGGCGGCCAAGGCGGAAGACCTGCGCGCGCGCGGCACCCGCTTCACCTGGATCGAGGAATGCGAAGCCGTGGGCGGCAAGTCGCTGATCCGGGTCGATCCGGCGGACGTGCGCGGCCAGTTGTTTGAATTCCACGAGTTGTGA
- a CDS encoding enoyl-CoA hydratase/isomerase family protein, with protein MKAISESEAKAASGAALPGAATEPAVRLEREGRIGWIVLNRPGQINAINDEIRRGVPLALAELDADPGIGVIVIRGEGDRGFCAGADIKERRGDETSLQVRRRMERARWIEALDSTEKPVIAAIHGYCMGGGMELALACDIRFASPDATFALPETGLGLIPGGGGTQRLPRLVGHGTAMDLLLTGERMTAVQARDIGLLTRIASANDQLLVEVRALATRIAARPPMATAFAKQATRAASRVDLKSGLDLELELFSLLAPMQDVREAAQAFSEKRPPQFSGH; from the coding sequence ATGAAAGCCATCAGCGAAAGCGAGGCCAAGGCGGCATCGGGTGCCGCACTGCCAGGGGCCGCCACGGAGCCGGCGGTACGGCTGGAACGCGAAGGCAGGATCGGCTGGATCGTGCTGAACCGGCCGGGGCAGATCAATGCCATCAACGACGAGATCCGGCGCGGTGTGCCGCTGGCCCTGGCCGAGTTGGATGCCGACCCCGGTATCGGCGTGATCGTGATCCGCGGCGAGGGCGATCGGGGCTTCTGCGCCGGTGCCGACATCAAGGAGCGGCGCGGCGACGAGACCTCGCTGCAGGTGCGGCGGCGGATGGAACGGGCGCGCTGGATCGAGGCGCTGGACAGCACCGAGAAGCCGGTGATCGCCGCCATCCATGGCTATTGCATGGGCGGCGGCATGGAGCTGGCGCTGGCGTGCGATATCCGCTTTGCCTCGCCGGATGCCACCTTCGCGCTACCGGAGACCGGACTTGGCCTGATTCCCGGCGGAGGTGGCACGCAACGCCTGCCCCGCCTGGTTGGGCACGGCACAGCGATGGACCTGCTGCTGACGGGCGAGCGCATGACCGCCGTGCAGGCACGGGACATCGGCTTGCTGACGCGCATCGCCAGCGCAAACGATCAACTGTTGGTGGAAGTGCGCGCCCTGGCAACGCGCATCGCCGCCCGGCCTCCTATGGCCACCGCATTCGCTAAGCAAGCCACGCGTGCGGCGAGCCGCGTGGACCTGAAGAGCGGCCTCGACCTGGAGCTGGAATTGTTCTCGCTGCTGGCGCCGATGCAGGACGTCAGAGAAGCAGCGCAAGCCTTCAGCGAGAAGCGCCCGCCGCAGTTCTCGGGCCATTAA
- a CDS encoding SDR family NAD(P)-dependent oxidoreductase — MAQEKLAGKVAIVTGAGNGLGADCAKVLAGHGAKVAVVDINFGAAQEVAAKIEAQGGQAMAVKADVSVEDEIKAMVAAVDGRWGRIDVLHNNAAALDLKTRYADRDVCNVEVEAWDRSMNVNARGAMLCCKHVIPVMLRGGNGSIIHSSSGFGVMGDATLTSYACSKAALLALSRMVAAQYGKQGIRSNAIVIGFVLNEHAQKEVADEIKQILLDQHLTPALGSPRQIADVVAFLASEESSFVTGHAMMVDGGFTSHAPSLVPIRQFFERKGDNKW; from the coding sequence ATGGCACAGGAAAAACTGGCCGGCAAGGTAGCGATTGTGACCGGCGCGGGCAACGGCCTCGGCGCTGATTGCGCCAAGGTCCTGGCCGGGCACGGCGCCAAGGTGGCGGTCGTGGATATCAACTTCGGCGCGGCCCAGGAAGTGGCGGCCAAGATCGAGGCGCAGGGTGGGCAGGCGATGGCCGTCAAGGCCGATGTGAGTGTCGAGGACGAGATCAAGGCGATGGTCGCCGCGGTCGACGGGCGCTGGGGCCGTATCGACGTGCTTCACAACAACGCCGCGGCGCTGGACTTGAAGACACGCTACGCGGACCGCGACGTCTGCAACGTGGAGGTAGAGGCCTGGGACCGCTCGATGAACGTCAATGCGCGCGGCGCCATGCTGTGCTGCAAGCACGTGATCCCGGTGATGCTGCGCGGCGGCAACGGGTCGATCATCCACAGCTCATCGGGATTCGGGGTGATGGGCGATGCCACGCTGACGTCCTATGCTTGCTCCAAGGCAGCGCTGCTTGCGCTGAGCCGCATGGTGGCGGCTCAGTACGGCAAGCAGGGCATCCGCTCGAATGCCATTGTCATCGGCTTCGTGCTTAACGAGCATGCACAGAAGGAAGTGGCGGACGAGATCAAGCAGATCCTGCTGGACCAGCATTTGACGCCGGCGCTGGGCAGCCCGCGCCAGATCGCCGATGTGGTGGCTTTCCTTGCCAGCGAGGAATCCTCCTTCGTCACCGGCCACGCCATGATGGTGGACGGCGGCTTTACCAGCCACGCACCGTCGCTGGTGCCGATCCGGCAATTCTTCGAGCGCAAGGGCGATAACAAATGGTGA
- a CDS encoding DUF1993 domain-containing protein — MTLSIHSAIVGDYIKMLRNMRAWLDKAQAHADARKFDSAGYLSMKLAPDMLPLSGQVLIAGEIAKVGVERFAGLTAPKVEHEDASVQDLRQRVQGVIDHLAACTPAQIDGSAVTELVVPQRGKAPLVFDRQGFAHWSQANFFFHVTMTYALLRHAGVELGKADFLGLG; from the coding sequence ATGACTCTTTCCATTCATTCCGCCATTGTGGGCGACTACATCAAGATGCTGCGCAATATGCGGGCGTGGCTGGACAAGGCGCAGGCGCATGCCGATGCCAGGAAGTTCGACAGCGCTGGCTACTTGTCGATGAAGCTGGCGCCGGACATGCTGCCGCTCTCCGGGCAGGTGTTGATCGCGGGAGAGATTGCCAAGGTGGGCGTGGAGCGCTTTGCCGGACTAACAGCGCCCAAGGTCGAGCACGAGGATGCGAGCGTGCAGGATTTGCGCCAGCGCGTGCAGGGCGTCATTGACCATCTCGCGGCCTGTACGCCGGCGCAGATCGACGGCAGCGCGGTGACGGAGCTGGTGGTGCCGCAGCGCGGCAAGGCCCCGCTCGTGTTTGACCGGCAGGGCTTTGCGCACTGGTCGCAGGCGAACTTCTTCTTTCACGTGACGATGACCTATGCGTTGCTGCGGCACGCGGGCGTGGAGTTGGGGAAGGCGGATTTCCTCGGCTTGGGGTGA
- a CDS encoding oxidoreductase C-terminal domain-containing protein — translation MGKPLPYIALPWFWTDQVDLKLQIAGLSDGHDETVLVGNAETRQLNVLCFRQGRLVAVESCNRPADHMAARKVLARAAPLTSQQAAEPGFDLKAYEASTREVA, via the coding sequence ATGGGAAAGCCCCTGCCCTACATCGCGCTGCCCTGGTTCTGGACGGACCAGGTGGATCTCAAATTGCAGATTGCCGGCTTGTCGGATGGGCATGACGAAACCGTGCTGGTGGGCAATGCCGAGACCCGGCAACTAAACGTGCTGTGCTTCCGGCAGGGACGCCTCGTTGCCGTCGAGTCGTGTAATCGTCCCGCCGATCACATGGCAGCGCGGAAGGTACTGGCACGCGCGGCGCCACTCACATCGCAACAGGCGGCCGAGCCAGGCTTTGACCTGAAGGCCTACGAGGCCTCCACGCGGGAAGTCGCCTGA